From Stigmatella aurantiaca:
ACCAGGCGGACGCCTACCGGGGCAAGGTCCTCTTCCTGCAAGCCGAGGAGGCGGCCACGCCTTCGGCGGACGCGCTTCCGGAGCCGAAGGCCAGCTGGGGTCCGGCCCTGGAGCAGGTGCAGATGTTCCGGATGCCGGGGAACCACTACACCATGCTGCAGAGCCCCCACGTGCGCGCGGTCGCGGACCGGATGGCGAGCGCCCTGGCGCAGCTCAGCGCGGCCACCGAGCCGTCACAAGGTGTTGCCCGGGCCGCGTCCGCGCGGTAACCCCACGAGGTTTTGCCATGGGAATTCATGTCGCGAGGTTCAAGGCCGGGGACACGGAGCAGTGGGGATGGGTTCGGCAGGAGGAACTCCTCCCCATTCCTGGCCAGTACGCCTCGCTGGCCGAGTTCCTGGGCGAGGGGGCCGTCCGGGCCCGGGAAGTGGCCGCGTCGGGCAAGGGCGAGGCCATTCCCCTGAGCCAGGTGGAGCTGCTCTCGCCCGTCACGGCGCCCTGCAACATCGTCTGCCAGGGGCAGAACTACCGCAGCCACATGCTGGAAGTCGGGCAGGACCCGGACGCGAAGAACTTCAACCAGTTCTTCCGCAAGGCCTCCTCGGCGCTGACCTCGGCCCGGGGCGACATCATCAAGCCGTCGCGGACCGGGATGCTGGATTACGAGATCGAACTCGGCCTCATCATCGGCCGTCCCATCACCGGACCGGTGCAGGTGACGCGCGAGCGCCTGCACGAGTTCATCGCGGGGATCGTCATCTGCAACGACGTGTCCGCCCGCGACCTGCAGCTCTCCGAGGGGCAGTGGTACAAGGCCAAGAGCTTCCGGACCTTCTGCCCCGTGGGCCCGTACGTCTATCTGCTGGACCCGGAGGACTCCGCGAAGCTGATGAACCTCCAGCTCGTGCTCTCCGTGAACAATGAGGTCCGCCAGGACTCGAACACGGGGGAGATGATCTTCCCCCCCGAGGCGA
This genomic window contains:
- a CDS encoding fumarylacetoacetate hydrolase family protein, coding for MGIHVARFKAGDTEQWGWVRQEELLPIPGQYASLAEFLGEGAVRAREVAASGKGEAIPLSQVELLSPVTAPCNIVCQGQNYRSHMLEVGQDPDAKNFNQFFRKASSALTSARGDIIKPSRTGMLDYEIELGLIIGRPITGPVQVTRERLHEFIAGIVICNDVSARDLQLSEGQWYKAKSFRTFCPVGPYVYLLDPEDSAKLMNLQLVLSVNNEVRQDSNTGEMIFPPEATLTELSGVMDLFPGDLLLTGTPRGVAAGHNATKSPKWVRNLVTRFLSAQELTQLVLKMQARNTAYLKAGDVVRASIFSPDGAIHLGTQENRVASP